The genomic window CTAAATTTTTAGTTTTAGATGAACCAACGAATCATTTGGATATTAAACACCAATTGAGTATTTTAAAAATAGTCAGTGCCTTGCCCATTGGTGTTTTAGCAGCGTTACATGATTTGAATTTAGCTGCTCGCTTTACCGATTACTTGTATGCTATGAAAAATGGACGGATAATCAAACAAGGAACACCGGAAGAAGTTATAACAGAAACCGTTATTTCCGAATTGTATGAAGTCGATTGTCGGACGTATACGAATCCTATTTTAGGTAAGCAGACTATTGAATTTCTATAAAGAGCTCTTTTAAAAGTATAAAAGAGCTCTTTTTTTGGATTCTTTTACTCCTACGATGCATGGATCTTTGCATGTAAGAAATTAAAAAAACCTAGCTCACGTAATAAGGTCAGCAATAAGATAAGTTACTGATACGAAGTGAAAAGTTATTTAACCCCTTTTGAGGGTGATTTTTTAAAGCCATACAAGCTAGAAACGACAAAATAAATACCAGCTACTCCTAAAATAATAATATACCCACTAATCAAACCTGCTGTAAAATAGCCACCTAAGGTTAGTCCAACAGCTGCTAAAAGTTGAGAACCTTGAAAGGATAGGGCACCAAAACTTAAATAAGAAGCTTGTTTATCTTCTGGAATTAAATCAACTTTTCGAGCGCTTAAGATAGGAGCTGAGGCTAGCTCTCCTAGCGTAGCTAGAATCATTAAGGGAATCAAAAAGTAAATACTATTTGCTGAAGCCATTAAACCATATCCGCTAATATAGATAAATAAACCAATAATGACAACCGTTCGTTCTGTTTTTTTCTCCGTTATTTTTGAAACAATAAAAGTAAAACAAACGACCATGATAGTATTAATTACTTGTAAGATACTCAACATTCTGACTCCATCAATGGGGATTGAAAAAAGAGTCAGTGAGTCAAACTCTTTTGATAACTGGACGCCGGTATAATTTTGTAAAGAGATTTCAGCAGCATTATAAAGAGCAAAGCCTAAAACTAAAATCACCCAGCGTTTGTCTTTAGCTGCAATGTAATAGTTAGTAAAGAGATCATGAAAAATCGTTTTTCCTTTAATATGCGAAATAGCATTTTTATAGTTAAGATTTTTTTGAAAAAAAGCCGAAACGGCAAATTGTAAAAAAGCGGCTCCTAAAAATAAATAAATCAAGTAGTGTTTAAATAGGAAACCACCAATAGAAGCCCCTAAAGCCATTGATAAGTTAAAGGTCCAATATTGTAGTTGGTAAACTTTTTTTCTTTCGTGTAGGACCGTTGAGTCAAGTAAGATGGCATCAGATGCAGAGCGATACAAATTATAAGCCATCCCGCAGATTAGGTAACCACCAATCAACCAAAAAGATTGTGGCAGGATTCCTGTGAAGTTTAAGGCGATAATAAATAAGGAAATGCCGTATAAGTTTTGGAAAATAAGTAAAACTTTTTTACGCTGAAAATTATCTGCTAGGTAACCACCAACGATTCCAGCAATAAAGGATAGAATAACACTTATCATAACTAAAAATCCCAGTGTTTCTTTACTGAACAGACTGGCTAAGTAAATAATAAGGTAAGGAATTGTACAAGCATAGACTAAGCTACTAAAAAAAGAAGCAATTAAGGTCGATTGAATATTTTTTGAAAAAGAGGATAGCATAAAAAATCTCCTGACAAGGTAGAGGAACAGTTAATAAGGTATTGATACCTCTCCTTCATTCATTTTGACTCACTAAATAACAGTGAGTCAAAATAGCTTAGCATAATTATGAGAATATGGGAATAATAAACTAAGAAAACACTAAGAAAGATAAGTGGAAATAGCTAAACTGTTCAAGTAAGTAGGTATAAGTTTTTTATATAAAAATTTAGATTCAATAATAAATGACTCTTTAGCCGTTAGAAAATAAAGAAAGCCACAAAACAGAGAAAAATTGTTTTGTAGCTTTCTTTATTCAAACCGTTAATTTTAGTAAGAGTAATGAATAAAGTAACTACGGATTTGACATTATTTCTTTTAATAATCCTTCATCATCATTTATATTGAGCGAGTTGATTTTTCCGTCATCCATTTCAACTCTGCCATTTAGGACACGAGTTCCTTCGTCATTTTTTTCATCAATGTACTTCACGGTTACATCAAATTCGTAACGCTGGTCGTTTTTTTCATCTTGAATAATACTAATGTCTTCGGGCGCTAGCGTATAGTTGGCCTTATCTGCCTCATCAGAGTACCGATATCCTTCTCCACTAGTTATAAAAAACTTTTCAAACCCGTAATCAGTAAAATATTCGCCGTAGTTTTCTTCTATATACTGATCAAAATCATTTTCTTTTTCTTGAACAGAAGAAGTGCTTGATTGTTCATCTTGGTTAATAATCGTAGCATTATCAGAATCGTAAAGTTTGGATAACAGTACCTTATCAGGTGCATTAAGAGTTTTCTCTAAAACGACTTCTATAACTTCTTTATTTTTATCGTCTTCATTATTTAAAGTTTCACCAGAACCATTTCCACAACCCAATAAAGTGAAAATAGCTAGGGTATTTAATAGAATTAATGAATACATAGACGTTTTTTTCACATCACTCATCCTTTCTTAGTTATGTAACTCAATCTTTAACAGATTGGTTTAACGTTTTTCCTCTTTTTACTTTCCTCCTTATCGTGATGATTTAAGTATAACCATTATAATAATAAATACTAGAACGCATTAGTTTACCTATTAGCAACCATTAGTTGCATAGATAATTCTAAAGAGATTTATTGGAATTTAAGCTAATAGTAAAGACTTTCTTATTTAGGTATGATAAAAAAAAGCAAAAGATAAGGTGGAAACTATGGAGCATGGAGAAAGATTAAAAAAAGGTAGAATGAATATAGGATTTTCGCAAGGAAATGTAGCAGATCATTTATCTATTTCAAGACAATCCATTTCAAAATGGGAAAATGGAAATAGTTACCCTGATTTGGATAATTTAGTGAAATTGAGCGAATACTATGACGTTTCAGCTGACGAATTACTAAAAGGAAATCAAGAACTAAAAAATAAAAACAAGATAAAAGAGATTGAAATAGGAAATAAATTCCAATCAGATACAAGTATAAAAGATGAACGATTAATTTTATTAGTTTTGATTTTTCTTAGTTTCTTAATAGCTCCTGTAGGCTTATTTATTTCTCCTATTTTAATAAATAGAAATAAAAAAACAAACACATCTTAAAAGCTAATCTACTTAGCATGTGTTTGCTGTATAGCCTTTAATTTATTCCTTGTATATAGTTTTTTAGGAGATTTTTTTGGTTGGGGAACCACGACTGTTGAATATCTAGGATAATCAATAAGATTTACGGATTTAGATTACATTAGAAATTGAATCTATCAATCAACAGAATCTCTTTAAGGATAGTTCTACTGAATTTACATTTTGTAAGCAAGTAAGTAAGTAGGTAGAAATAGTAAATAGACCTAAAAGTTGATGACTAATTAAGTAATTGACATATGGGTTTGAAACTAATGATGCATTCCAAGAGAGCTTAAGACTTTTACATATGAGACTTCCTATAAAAGTAAGAAAATAAAAATTATTAGTATTAGCTAACCAAAAGATGATAGGCAAATTAATTATCTACCGCCTTTTTGTTAATTAGTTATACAGTAATAAAACAATTTATTTAGCATCTTATTAAATGGATTATATAGAGTCACTTTATTTTTTAATTCCTGAAATTACATGACGAACTTTAGTGATAGATTTTTCTGACTTTTCTTGATTAAAAAATCTAAAGATAACATACAACGAATCTATAATGCTTAGTTGTGCAATACGAGAAGCCAATGCTTCAGAGCGAAATTCAGTTTCTTCAGAAAGCGAAAGGAAAACAACATCTCCTAGTTTAGCTAAAGGAGAGCTTGCTTGACTTGTCACAACAATAATTTTAGCACCAGACTCTTTCACAAATTTAGCGATACATATTGTTTCTTTAGATCTCCCTGTGTGGGATATTATGATTGCACAATCTTCATTCGTCATTAAAGAAACTTCCATTAGTTGAATATGGTAATCTGTACTATGGAAGACTGGAATAGGGGAACGTAAAAATTTATGATAAGCATCTGTAGCAACAATTTCAGATCCTCCGACACCAAAAAGAAATAAACGTTTAGAACTATTAATAATATTTCCTGCTTGTTTTAAATCTTCTTCTCGTAATAATTTTCTAGTATCAGTTAATGTTGAAATATTAGAATCAAATACTTTTTGTGCCATCGTTAACTCAGTATCATCTTTTTGAATATTTTCATGGATTGAGATAGCGGATAAATCATTTTCTTGAATCAGCATGGCGATTTTAAAATCTTTGAATCCGTTAAAACCTATTTTTTTTGTAAATTGAAAAAAAGTTGAATCAGCAATTTCTAATTCATTTGCTAAGTCACTAATAGAACTATGGCCTACTTTACCCGAATTTTCTAAAATATAATCAGCAATTGCTTGTTCTTTTATACTAAAGTCATTATACATAGTTTTGATTTGTAATCGAATAGAGACAGTCATTATTATTCCTCCTTGAGATAATATTTATCTCTTTTTTAGGTTAGTACAACGATACAGTAATTTTTTTGAAAAGGCAAAAAAATTTTTCCATATATTTATTAATAAAAATATATCATTTTTATTAATAAATTGTTAGTAATAAGTAGTTCAAATAAAAAGATAGTATAAGAACAAAAATATTTAATTGTTTACAATATAAAAATTCTCATATTTTTGAGAAATTATAAATCTAATATACGAGTAACTACCTTTTGCTGTTATTCTCTGTTTTATAGAAGAAAAAATATTTTAGTTTTATTTAAGTGGGAATAGTTTATTTATACTATTTGTTAAAATAATGAGAAGAGATTACTTTGTAGATTAAAAGTTAAAAGTAAGTAATAAAAATGTTTAAGATAGAAAGAAGCTAAAGTCTCCTATAAATAAAAAAAACTTTTATTTATAGGGTTGACAAAAAAATATTTTTTGTATAATTAAGTTATAAAGATTGGAGGCGCTATCATTAGAGGCTAATATTATAAGCCTAGAAAAAATAAAATCTTACATTCTACCCAAAAGAGTATTTGTAAGATGTAAAAATAATAGTTAGATGATTATAAGCTTTGAATGCTACTAAAAAAGTACATGAAGAATTTATTTTATAGGAAGATGTTTTAGGGTATTCAATAGCAAAAAAAGTGAAGGAGTATCGAAGATGTCAAAATATAATATCGCAATTGTTAATTCAAGTAGTTTTGGAAAAATTTTTCCAGAACATATAGAACGACTTCAAAAGCTAGGGTCGGTCAACCATTTTACTGTTGATGGAGATATTACTGGGAAAGATTTAGCAGAAATTCTTCATGGATACAATGTTATCATAGCTAGTGTTACACCATTCTTTACACAGGATTTTTTTGACCATAAAGATGAACTTATTTTAATTACTAGGCATGGAATTGGGTATAATAATATCGATATTGAAGCTGCTAAAGAACACGATACACTTGTTACAATTATTCCGGCACTTGTAGAAAGAGATGCAGTTGCAGAAAATAATGTGACTAATTTATTAGCAACTTTACGTTGTACAGTTGAAGCAAATACAGGAGTTAAAAATGGACTTTGGGTAGATCGTGCTCAATTTGTTGGAAGAACATTATTTAATAAAACAGTAGGAGTAATTGGTGTAGGAAATACTGGAAGCGGTGTCGTAGAAATTATTCGTAATGGTTTTCGCTGCGACGTGCTAGCCTATGATCCTTATAAATCTGCAATGCATATTGAAAGTCATGGTGCAAAGAAAGTAGGGCTGGATCGATTACTAAAAACGTCAGATATTATTTGCCTATGTGCTAATTTAACAGAGGAAAATTATCATATGATATCCACAAAAGAAATTGAAAAAATGAAAAATAATGTTTATATTTCTAATAGTGCAAGAGGTGCTTTAGTAGATGAAAAAGCAATCGTAAGTGGTTTAAATTCAGGGAAAATTGCTGGATTTGCGACAGATGTTTTAGAAGAAGAACCCGGGTATAAAAACCATCCATATCTGGCGTTTGATAATGTAGTTGTGACACCACATACTTCAGCCTATACAATGGAATGTTTAGAAGAAATGGGAAATAAATGCGTTCGCGATGTTGAAAATATTGTTGGAAGAAAACTACCTGAGCGAGCCGTACAAGAGTATAGTAAATATCTTGTTTAAAAAAGGAAGTTGAAATAATGCTAAATGATTTGAAAGTTAAAGTAGGACCACAATTTTATCGCTATCACATTGGTGCGATTGATTTTGTACCTGATGTTTTAGTGGAGTATGATGCAAAAAACATACTGATCATTCATGGAACAGTTTCTTGGGAAAAAGCTCAACCTAAACTAAATTTTCTACAAGATAGTCGTTATACATTTTCTTACCATCAATATACTGGTGAATGTAGTTATTATGGTACGGGTAAGATTGCTACGATAGTAAAAGAAGAAAATATTGACTTTATTATCGGTGTAGGTGGAGGAAAACTAGTAGATTTAGTTGGTTATGCAGCACATATAGTTAATATAAATTTTGGTGTGATCCCTACTTTAGCTAGTAATTGTGCTCCGTGGACACCATTGTCAGTCATGTACAAAGAAAGTGGAGAAGCAGAGGGGAAAACAGAACACTACCTAAGGCAAGCTTCATTTTTCATCACAGATCCTGAACTTATAATAGATTCACCTGTTGAATATTTTATTGCAGGTCTAGCAGATACATTAGCTAAATGGTATGAATCAGACGCTATACTACAACAAGAATATTTACAGAATGAACCATTTTTACAAATGGCAAGTCATACTTCACAACTTTGCAAAGATACGATTACTAGTAATGCAACTAAAGCAATTACTGATATGAAAAATTTAGAAGTGACAGAAGAGTTTGTTCATCTTTCTGAAATTATCTTTGCCGTTGCTGGCTTAGTTGGAGGTTTAGGCGATAAGTATGCAAGAAATGCTGCTGCACATGCTATGCACGACGCTATGAGTAAATTCATACCTGATAGTCACCGTTTCCTTCATGGTGAAAAAGTTGCGTATGGTATTTTTTATCAACTAGCGATTGAAAAAAAATGGGGAATGATTGATGCATTATTACCGTTTTACCAGGAATTAAATTTACCAGTATCTTTACATCAAATGGGTATTTTTCCAAAAGATGAGGCAATTCTTAATCAATTGGTTGAATTTATTGACTCAAAAGAAAAGGTTCACCTGATACCAGTTCTCATTACGAAAGAATTACTATTGGATTCAATTTTAGAATTAGAAAAATACACTACTAAGATTTAAGAGGAGGACATATGGAAACTTTAAGTATAGTACAAAGTTTATTAATCGCTTTATGGACTGCAGCCGTAATGTCAAGATGGCTAGGAGGAGGGGCAACATTAACCCTGCGTTTCTCTCCATTAATGACAGGACTTGTTGTAGGTATTGTAATGGACGATGTTGCGCAAGCGATGATCGTAACAGCAGCACTACAAATGATTTACATGGGTATCTTCTCACCAGGCGGAACAATGCCTGCAGAGCCATCAATTGCTGCAGCCATTGCTGTACCAGTAGCTTTAATGGGAAACCTTACGCCAGAAGCGGCTATTGCAGTAGCCGTTCCAGTAGGACTTTTGGGAAGTTATTTATATCAATTCCGTTTCTTTATTAATACGTTCTTAGGTAAATATACAGACAGAGCCGTAGAAAAGCTAAATTCAAAAGGCATTTCACGTTCGATTATTCTCTATCCAACGATAGCATCATTTTTGCTATTTACACCATTAGTATTTTTTGCTCTTTATTTAGGAGCACCTATTATCGCAGATCTTATTGTAGCTCTTGAAGGAACGGTGATTATTCATATTTTAGAAGTTGTCGGTGGTGGATTGGCAGCAATCGGAATCGCAACAACTGTTTATGTCATTGGACGTAAAGATTACATGGTCTTCTTCTTTCTTGCATACTTTATGAGCGTAATTTTAATGCCACTGGAAATTACGATGGTTGCATACGCAGTCTTTGGTGTTATATTCGCATTGATTTTTGTTCAATCCCAAAGTGGAAAAAATGGAAAAGTAGCAAGTAGCACAGGAAATGATAGTATTTCTTTTTCTGAAGACGATGAGTATGACGATGGATTTTAATCTACAAGGAGGGAATAAAATGACAGAATTATCAAAAAATAAAAATCTTACACCAGAAGAAATTACAACAAAAGATGTTACTAAAGCCTATCTTAGATGGCACTTTGCAAATGAAATACCCCATTCATTCGAGCGTTACTTGGCTCCATCGTTGCTGTATGCGATGATGCCGATATTAAAAAAATTATATAAAGACGATGATGCATTGAGAGCAGCATATAAACGTCAATTGTTATTCTTCAATACTCAACTTAGTTGGGGGGGGGGGTTATTACCGGCCTGATGTCTTCTATGGAACAGCAACGTGCTGAAGAAGAGAGTGGGAACAAAGAGATTTTGATGCAAGATGATTTATTGTATAACACAAAGGCTGGTTTAATGGGTGCTCTTGCAGGAATTGGAGATGCGATTGATTCAGGTACTGTTCAATACATTTTTATTGCGATTGCACTTCCATGGGCTCAACAAGGAAGTCCTTTAGGGGCGCTATTCCCATTTGTAGCTTTTGCACTTTATCAAGTAATTTTAGGATTATTCTTTGCAAGACAATCTTTTGCAATGGGTCGGAGTGCAGCAGGTCTAATGCAAAGTTCGGGTATCCAAAAAGCAATTGAAACACTTTCAGTTCTAGGTCTATTCATGATGGGGATTCTAGCTGGAAACTATGTAAAAGTTTCGTCAGCATTAAAATTTGATATTTCTGGTAAAGAATTCATCATTCAAGATATTCTTGACCAAATTATTCCAGGAATATTACCGTTAGCAGTCGTAATGGGCGTTTATTGGTTCTATACAAAGAAAGGGTTGA from Carnobacterium iners includes these protein-coding regions:
- a CDS encoding MFS transporter; this translates as MLSSFSKNIQSTLIASFFSSLVYACTIPYLIIYLASLFSKETLGFLVMISVILSFIAGIVGGYLADNFQRKKVLLIFQNLYGISLFIIALNFTGILPQSFWLIGGYLICGMAYNLYRSASDAILLDSTVLHERKKVYQLQYWTFNLSMALGASIGGFLFKHYLIYLFLGAAFLQFAVSAFFQKNLNYKNAISHIKGKTIFHDLFTNYYIAAKDKRWVILVLGFALYNAAEISLQNYTGVQLSKEFDSLTLFSIPIDGVRMLSILQVINTIMVVCFTFIVSKITEKKTERTVVIIGLFIYISGYGLMASANSIYFLIPLMILATLGELASAPILSARKVDLIPEDKQASYLSFGALSFQGSQLLAAVGLTLGGYFTAGLISGYIIILGVAGIYFVVSSLYGFKKSPSKGVK
- a CDS encoding helix-turn-helix domain-containing protein, which codes for MEHGERLKKGRMNIGFSQGNVADHLSISRQSISKWENGNSYPDLDNLVKLSEYYDVSADELLKGNQELKNKNKIKEIEIGNKFQSDTSIKDERLILLVLIFLSFLIAPVGLFISPILINRNKKTNTS
- a CDS encoding MurR/RpiR family transcriptional regulator, which translates into the protein MTVSIRLQIKTMYNDFSIKEQAIADYILENSGKVGHSSISDLANELEIADSTFFQFTKKIGFNGFKDFKIAMLIQENDLSAISIHENIQKDDTELTMAQKVFDSNISTLTDTRKLLREEDLKQAGNIINSSKRLFLFGVGGSEIVATDAYHKFLRSPIPVFHSTDYHIQLMEVSLMTNEDCAIIISHTGRSKETICIAKFVKESGAKIIVVTSQASSPLAKLGDVVFLSLSEETEFRSEALASRIAQLSIIDSLYVIFRFFNQEKSEKSITKVRHVISGIKK
- a CDS encoding D-isomer specific 2-hydroxyacid dehydrogenase family protein; the protein is MSKYNIAIVNSSSFGKIFPEHIERLQKLGSVNHFTVDGDITGKDLAEILHGYNVIIASVTPFFTQDFFDHKDELILITRHGIGYNNIDIEAAKEHDTLVTIIPALVERDAVAENNVTNLLATLRCTVEANTGVKNGLWVDRAQFVGRTLFNKTVGVIGVGNTGSGVVEIIRNGFRCDVLAYDPYKSAMHIESHGAKKVGLDRLLKTSDIICLCANLTEENYHMISTKEIEKMKNNVYISNSARGALVDEKAIVSGLNSGKIAGFATDVLEEEPGYKNHPYLAFDNVVVTPHTSAYTMECLEEMGNKCVRDVENIVGRKLPERAVQEYSKYLV
- a CDS encoding iron-containing alcohol dehydrogenase family protein; protein product: MLNDLKVKVGPQFYRYHIGAIDFVPDVLVEYDAKNILIIHGTVSWEKAQPKLNFLQDSRYTFSYHQYTGECSYYGTGKIATIVKEENIDFIIGVGGGKLVDLVGYAAHIVNINFGVIPTLASNCAPWTPLSVMYKESGEAEGKTEHYLRQASFFITDPELIIDSPVEYFIAGLADTLAKWYESDAILQQEYLQNEPFLQMASHTSQLCKDTITSNATKAITDMKNLEVTEEFVHLSEIIFAVAGLVGGLGDKYARNAAAHAMHDAMSKFIPDSHRFLHGEKVAYGIFYQLAIEKKWGMIDALLPFYQELNLPVSLHQMGIFPKDEAILNQLVEFIDSKEKVHLIPVLITKELLLDSILELEKYTTKI
- a CDS encoding PTS mannose/fructose/sorbose/N-acetylgalactosamine transporter subunit IIC, which encodes METLSIVQSLLIALWTAAVMSRWLGGGATLTLRFSPLMTGLVVGIVMDDVAQAMIVTAALQMIYMGIFSPGGTMPAEPSIAAAIAVPVALMGNLTPEAAIAVAVPVGLLGSYLYQFRFFINTFLGKYTDRAVEKLNSKGISRSIILYPTIASFLLFTPLVFFALYLGAPIIADLIVALEGTVIIHILEVVGGGLAAIGIATTVYVIGRKDYMVFFFLAYFMSVILMPLEITMVAYAVFGVIFALIFVQSQSGKNGKVASSTGNDSISFSEDDEYDDGF